From Pseudomonas hefeiensis, one genomic window encodes:
- a CDS encoding S24 family peptidase gives MDIYAIRKQQLISLIGSQRKGACAERWGMAPAHLSQILSDKTAKNLGDDVARRIEAIEGLPRGWFDSISPGESMNPGDELASGEHLGEASVQTAADQIKQMLSKVKGLTSTARDRIIAAADETSNVITVDFSRPGQVGDEVWIAHYDVRAAMGGGQIPHEYPEMLQDIRVSPKHLREMGVTFKEHFHLKMITGWGQSMAPTIKDRDPLLVDITIREFTGDGIYLFSHDDMLYVKRLQKKGKERFKMISDNKHHDPEDIRVDDTHILARVLYVWNGQPV, from the coding sequence ATGGATATTTATGCGATTCGTAAACAGCAACTGATCAGCCTCATAGGCAGCCAGCGAAAAGGCGCGTGCGCCGAGCGCTGGGGAATGGCGCCTGCGCATCTGAGTCAGATTTTGTCGGACAAGACTGCGAAAAATTTGGGAGACGACGTAGCTCGGAGAATCGAGGCGATCGAGGGACTGCCTAGAGGTTGGTTTGACTCCATATCGCCAGGTGAGTCGATGAATCCAGGCGACGAGCTTGCTTCGGGCGAACACTTAGGTGAGGCATCCGTACAGACCGCGGCGGACCAGATAAAGCAGATGCTTTCGAAGGTCAAAGGGTTAACAAGCACCGCTCGTGACAGGATCATTGCGGCTGCTGACGAGACGAGCAACGTCATAACCGTCGACTTCTCTCGCCCCGGCCAGGTTGGTGATGAGGTATGGATCGCGCATTACGACGTTCGCGCTGCGATGGGCGGCGGGCAGATCCCGCACGAGTACCCGGAAATGCTTCAGGACATTAGGGTCAGTCCCAAACATCTGCGCGAGATGGGCGTCACGTTCAAAGAACACTTCCACCTCAAGATGATCACCGGGTGGGGCCAGTCGATGGCCCCGACGATCAAGGATCGCGACCCGCTGCTCGTCGACATCACGATCCGGGAGTTCACAGGCGACGGCATCTACCTCTTCTCCCACGACGACATGCTGTACGTGAAGCGCCTGCAGAAGAAAGGCAAGGAGCGCTTCAAGATGATCTCGGACAACAAGCACCACGACCCAGAGGACATCCGGGTGGACGACACCCACATCCTGGCCCGGGTGCTTTATGTATGGAACGGACAACCGGTGTGA